A single region of the Oncorhynchus keta strain PuntledgeMale-10-30-2019 chromosome 4, Oket_V2, whole genome shotgun sequence genome encodes:
- the nkx3-2 gene encoding homeobox protein Nkx-3.2, producing the protein MAVRSNSLMPFSIQAILNKKEDSRHLPDLDICFSKTACWKIFGEMDTGSEDFPAACRSDEGACMASDQKSYDSDSGLSDDNDSKRLAVCKSEKNRDPASDVLEESLQDETDHESTAVDNAKGLSDCEPNVSDSNNLDEASCDKSSDQPKQRKKRSRAAFSHAQVFELERRFNHQRYLSGPERADLAASLKLTETQVKIWFQNRRYKTKRRQMAADLMASAPAAKKVAVKVLVRDDQRQYNPGELLRPPLLALQPSYYYPYAYCLPAWTLSTCAGNQ; encoded by the exons ATGGCCGTTCGTAGCAACTCCTTGATGCCTTTCTCTATCCAAGCCATTTTGAACAAAAAAGAGGACAGTCGACACTTGCCAGATTTGGACATCTGCTTCTCGAAGACTGCGTGTTGGAAAATATTTGGAGAAATGGATACTGGTTCGGAGGACTTTCCCGCGGCGTGTAGAAGTGACGAGGGAGCTTGCATGGCCAGCGACCAGAAAAGTTACGACTCGGATTCAGGTCTCAGTGATGACAATGACAGCAAGAGGCTGGCCGTTTGCAAGTCCGAGAAAaacagggatcctgcttcagACGTACTGGAAGAAAGTTTGCAGGACGAAACGGACCATGAATCCACTGCTGTCGATAACGCAAAAGGTCTTAGTGACTGTGAACCTAATGTTTCGG ATTCCAACAACCTAGACGAGGCCAGTTGTGATAAAAGTTCGGATCAGCCCAAACAGAGGAAAAAACGTTCAAGGGCTGCGTTCTCCCACGCGCAAGTTTTCGAGCTCGAGCGTAGGTTCAATCACCAAAGATACCTATCCGGACCAGAGAGAGCAGACCTGGCGGCCTCCCTGAAGCTGACAGAGACGCAGGTCAAAATATGGTTCCAGAACCGCAGATATAAAACAAAACGCCGTCAAATGGCTGCCGACTTGATGGCATCGGCCCCTGCAGCAAAGAAAGTGGCTGTGAAAGTGTTAGTTCGGGACGACCAGAGACAGTACAACCCCGGAGAACTACTGCGGCCTCCGCTCCTCGCTCTCCAGCCGTCGTATTACTACCCCTACGCCTATTGCCTCCCGGCATGGACACTCTCTACTTGTGCTGGGAATCAATGA